CCTGCTTTAGCTAGGGCAACAGCGTAACCTTGTCCTAAACCAGTATTTCCTCCTGTAACGATAGCTGCTTTTCCTTTTAAACTAAAGAAATCCATTGAAAAATCGAGTAGGCTCATCTTAATTCCTCCAAGAGTAGATTGTTGTTTGTGATTGGTTTTATTTTTTCGATATATTCTTTTGCAAGTCTAGTAATCTCAGAATAATTATCATCTTTTGCTGGCGCGATCAAGTTTCCTCCGATACCAACTGCGACACAGCCGTTATTTAGCCATTGGTCAACGTTGGTAATATCAACTCCACCGGTAGGCATTAGATTGATATCTGGAAGAGGGCCTTTAATTGCTTTCACATAATCTGGACCAAATGCGCTTCCAGGGAATAATTTAATGACATCTGCTCCAAGAGACATAGCTGAAACCATTTCTGTAATCGTTTCACACCCCGGCATATAGGGGATTTGATACAAATGACATAGTTTCATAATGTCCTCATTACATGAGGGACTTACAATGAATTGAGCTCCAGCCATAATGGCAATACGAGCAGTTATCGGATCCAAAACAGTGCCTGCACCCACAACCATATCTGGGTGCATTTTATTTAAGAGAGTGATAGCTTCTTCAGCTCTTGGGGTCGTGAATGTAATCTCAATATTTCGTATGCCGCCTTCAAGGCAAGCTTCAGATATTCGGATTGCCTTCTCTGGAGAATCCGCTCTGACTACAGCTACTAAAGGAATATTAGTGATCTTTTGAAGGATTTTCAATTTTTTCATGAGTTCCATCCTTTACTAGATTTATTAGTAAACATTACTTCATATCTGAAAGTGGGAAGGTATCCATATCTTCATACGTATAGTTTTCTCCGGCCATTGCCCAAATAAAGGTATAACTGCTGGTTGCGGCTCCGCTGTGAATAGACCATGGCGGCGAAATAACGGCCTCTTCGTTCTTCATCACAATATGTCTTGTTTCATCTGGCTCACCCATCATATGGAACATGAGCGCGTCTTTTTTCATATCGAAATACATATAAACTTCTACTCTGCGGTCATGGACATGCGGGGGCATAGAGTTCCAAACATTCCCGGACTCTAACTCGGTCATTCCCATGCACAACTGACAGCTTTGAATACCTTTTTCATGAATCATTCTTCGAATGGTACGTTTATTTGCTGTTTCATGTGACCCCATCGCGTCTCCAGGTACGTCATTGAATGCGACATGCTGGATAGGGTAATGTTTGTGTGCAGGTGCAGATACTAAATAAAACTTAGCAGGATTAGATTCTGAATCACTTATGAACTTGATGTCTTTACAGCCTAAGCCTATATATAAACAATCACGATTTTGAAGAATATATTCTTCTCCATCAACAAAGATTTTCCCAGATTCCCCTATATTAAAAATGCCTAATTCTCTTCTTTCTAAAAAGTAATCGGCCTTTATAAAATCATGACTTTCTAACTTTACTTCTTTAGATACGGGCGCAACACCGCCAACAATAATTCTGTCATCCAGTGAGTAGCATAAGGAAATTTCATCTGCTAAAAAAAGATTTTCCACAAGAAAGTTTTTGCGGATCTCCTCCGTACCAAACTGTTTGGCTTGTGTTGGGTGAATAGAATAACGTTTCTCCATTTTCATATAATAACCTCCTCATATTAGTAAAACGGTTTATCATTAAAAACAACAGATGTTAGCGCTGCCAATACCTAAAATATATATAACATTTTCCAAATAGTCAAATAAATAAAGTAGTTTAAGAGGATTATACATAGAAAACAATGGATATTATGTAGATTTGGTGAAAAAAGAAAAACATTCTGAATATTATTGTTAAAAACCGGTTTATATGATAATCTGACGTTATTACAAAAGAAAACGCTTTCTTATTTCAAGGTTTACTAAACTTTTTTCTTTAGGAGGAATAGAAATGAAAAATTTAGATGTCATTACCTTTGGAGAGCCGATGGCTATGTTCTATGCGAATGAGGTCAAACCTCTCCATTTGGTTAAATCTTTTTCTCGTGCTCTAGCAGGCGCAGAGTCAAATGTGGCTTGTGGATTAGCGCGTCTCGACTTGCATGTGGGGTATATGACGAAGCTCGGTAATGATAGTTTTGGAAAATTTATTATGGAAGAATTGTATAAAGAAAAAGTAGATACGATGGGTATTCGGTTTACTAGTGAGAAGGCTACAGGAATGCTGATTAAGTCGAAAGTGGTTGAAGGAGATCCAGAGGTTGAGTATTTCAGAAAAAATTCGGCAGCGTCTACTTTAAATGTAGATGACCTTTCTGAAGAATACTTCGGGCAAGCAAAGCACTTACATGTGACGGGGATTCCTTCAGCACTGTCTTCTGGATGCCATGAATTTTCTTTAGCGGCGATGAGGTATATGAAGCAAGAAGGAAAGACTATTTCCTTTGATCCGAATTTACGACTTAAGTTATGGAAGGATAAACAAACAATGATTAAAGAAATTAATCAGCTTGCTTGTTTGGCAGATCTATTCTTACCGGGAATGTCAGAAGCTGAGATATTGACTGGTCTTTCCACACCGGAGGAAGTGGCGGATTTCTATATAAGTAAAGGAGTTAAAACGGTTATTATCAAGCTTGGTGCGAAGGGTGCTTACTTTAAAAAGGATAGTGAGGAAGGTTACATAAATGGGTTTGCGGTTGAGGAAGTAGTGGATACGGTAGGTGCTGGAGATGGCTTCGCTGTCGGGGTGATTAGTGGATTACTTGACGGTAAAACGATTCAAGAAGCTGTTATCCGAGGAAATGCAATTGGTGCTCTTCAAGTTATGTCGCCAGGAGATATGGATGGAATGCCAACCAGATCAAAATTAGATGAGTTTATTGAAAAACAGCATAAAGTTCATAATAGTTAAATGCGGCACTCAATTATCTGATTACGAAGCTTGAGAAATCATTAATGGATATGATTGGAGAGATTATAATGAGAATAAAAGCGAGCATTGAAAAAGTTCCTGGTGGTATGATGGTTGTTCCGTTATTTTTTGGGGCCTTGATTAATACTTTATTTCCTAATACAGCTACTTACTTTGGTGGATTTACTGGCGCTTT
The Peribacillus sp. FSL H8-0477 genome window above contains:
- a CDS encoding bifunctional 2-keto-4-hydroxyglutarate aldolase/2-keto-3-deoxy-6-phosphogluconate aldolase → MKKLKILQKITNIPLVAVVRADSPEKAIRISEACLEGGIRNIEITFTTPRAEEAITLLNKMHPDMVVGAGTVLDPITARIAIMAGAQFIVSPSCNEDIMKLCHLYQIPYMPGCETITEMVSAMSLGADVIKLFPGSAFGPDYVKAIKGPLPDINLMPTGGVDITNVDQWLNNGCVAVGIGGNLIAPAKDDNYSEITRLAKEYIEKIKPITNNNLLLEELR
- the kduI gene encoding 5-dehydro-4-deoxy-D-glucuronate isomerase translates to MEKRYSIHPTQAKQFGTEEIRKNFLVENLFLADEISLCYSLDDRIIVGGVAPVSKEVKLESHDFIKADYFLERRELGIFNIGESGKIFVDGEEYILQNRDCLYIGLGCKDIKFISDSESNPAKFYLVSAPAHKHYPIQHVAFNDVPGDAMGSHETANKRTIRRMIHEKGIQSCQLCMGMTELESGNVWNSMPPHVHDRRVEVYMYFDMKKDALMFHMMGEPDETRHIVMKNEEAVISPPWSIHSGAATSSYTFIWAMAGENYTYEDMDTFPLSDMK
- a CDS encoding sugar kinase, whose amino-acid sequence is MKNLDVITFGEPMAMFYANEVKPLHLVKSFSRALAGAESNVACGLARLDLHVGYMTKLGNDSFGKFIMEELYKEKVDTMGIRFTSEKATGMLIKSKVVEGDPEVEYFRKNSAASTLNVDDLSEEYFGQAKHLHVTGIPSALSSGCHEFSLAAMRYMKQEGKTISFDPNLRLKLWKDKQTMIKEINQLACLADLFLPGMSEAEILTGLSTPEEVADFYISKGVKTVIIKLGAKGAYFKKDSEEGYINGFAVEEVVDTVGAGDGFAVGVISGLLDGKTIQEAVIRGNAIGALQVMSPGDMDGMPTRSKLDEFIEKQHKVHNS